From Aspergillus fumigatus Af293 chromosome 3, whole genome shotgun sequence, a single genomic window includes:
- a CDS encoding DUF2945 domain-containing protein, giving the protein MPDYRKGEKVRYKPVGGPESKTSEAVGIIREVATEPTQMTGRNVAASDEEPRYTVSYYFIQCVAGGANWGGERLRMLVRISNRLSKSPISWALKSRIVAGRGWLDRRGRGERAMVCFWSMK; this is encoded by the exons ATGCCCGACTacagaaaaggagaaaaagtcCGCTACAAGCCTGTCGGAG GCCCCGAGTCTAAAACCTCCGAGGCTGTCGGCATCATCCGCGAGGTTGCCACTGAACCGACTCAAATGACGGGTCGCAATGTAGCTGCTTCGGACGAAGAGCCACGGTACACGGTGAGCTACTACTTCATTCAGTGTGTTGCTGGCGGAGCTAACTGGGGGGGGGAAAGATTGAGAATGCTCGTACGCATAAGCAATCGGCTATCAAAGAGTCCAATATCTTGGGCCCTGAAGAGTAGGATTGTTGCTGGTCGAGGATGGCTGGATAGAcgagggagaggggagagaGCAATGGTGTGTTTCTGGTCGATGAAATGA
- a CDS encoding cobalamin-independent methionine synthase II family protein codes for MAQLHRNPPFRAEHLGSLLRTKELLKVKTAFEKGQASAAELKAVEERDIKDIVETQKKLGYAALSDGEYCRHMFWGSFFPGLEGFEEVTDFDADIFRPYAPDVAAFLEAGHKPGETVICTGKIKHVGSTYVDQFKHLASLVAPEEVKNLKLTLAAPNWYHLRYKNGKAFPKDVYSTEDEYLSDIAKAYQEELQILYDAGCRNVQFDDPNLAYFCSEKMLEGWKADPLNTATADEMFDKYVKQYNELLSKRPADLHVGVHICRGNFVGSRHFSEGGYDRIATKLFKELNVDTYYLEYDTPRAGGFEPLKELPRHKNVILGVVTSKFPKLEDKEEMKKRVYDAAKFIAEGNNISVEEALKQVGVSPQCGFASHREGNAIDWDGMINKLKLVREIANDIWPGEL; via the exons ATGGCTCAGCTTCATCGTAACCCGCCCTTCCGTGCCGAGCACCTTGGCTCTCTCCTCCGGACCAAGGAGCTTTTGAAGGTCAAGACAGCGTTCGAGAAGGGACAGGCTTCTGCAGCCGAGCTCAAGGCTGTCGAAGAGAGGGATATCAAGGATATTGTCGAgacccagaagaagctgggcTATGCCGCTCTTTCCGACGGAGAATACTGCAGACACA TGTTTTGGGGCAGTTTCTTCCCTGGTCTCGAGGGTTTCGAGGAAGTTACTGACTTTGACGCCGATATCTTCCGCCCCTATGCTCCTGATGTTGCTGCGTTCCTGGAAGCAGGCCACAAGCCTGGCGAGACTGTCATCTGTACTGGCAAGATCAAGCACGTTGGCAGCACATACGTCGACCAGTTCAAGCATCTGGCTAGCCTGGTGGCCCCtgaggaggtcaagaacCTGAAGCTCACCCTTGCTGCTCCCAACTGGTACCACCTTCGTTACAAGAACGGCAAGGCTTTCCCAAAGGACGTGTACAGCACCGAGGACGAGTACCTGAGCGATATCGCCAAAGCCTACCAGGAGGAATTGCAGATCCTGTACGATGCTGGCTGCAGAAACGTCCAGTTTGATGATCCCAACCTTGCTT ACTTCTGCTcagagaagatgctggagggCTGGAAAGCCGATCCTCTAAACACCGCCACTGCCGACGAGATGTTTGACAAGTACGTCAAGCAATATAACGAACTGCTGTCCAAGCGTCCTGCCGATCTCCACGTCGGCGTTCACATCTGTCGTGGTAACTTCGTTGGTAGCCGTCACTTCTCCGAAGGCGGCTATGACCGCATCGCTACCAAGCTTTTCAAGGAGCTCAACGTTGACACCTACTACCTCGAGTACGACACTCCCCGTGCTGGTGGATTCGAGcctctgaaggagctgccCCGCCACAAGAACGTCATCTTGGGCGTTGTGACCAGCAAGTTCCCCAAGctcgaggacaaggaggagatgaagaagcgcGTCTACGACGCTGCCAAGTTCATCGCTGAGGGCAACAACATCAGTGTTGAAGAGGCCCTCAAGCAGGTTGGCGTCAGCCCCCAGTGTGGGTTTGCCAGTCACCGTGAAGGTAACGCTATTGACTGGGATGGCATGATCAACAAGCTAAAGCTTGTCCGCGAAATTGCTAACGATATCTGGCCCGGTGAGCTGTGA
- a CDS encoding sigma-70 region 2 family protein encodes MSDVSEETAANEPPAQSSQTRWAFIDASNDSRSNLTRVKRHVMQEYMRQKRGGEPQPDNENGESVKEKEESQPKGRRRPRNKTAGKSTTEKEKKGAGKGWREKSPDASTDTQRGLESMREDSLGEGSSTGIGERHASAAAGQTKTDIIVSVSSSDLPKFYASGDQSSTSESDSRSPLSSAPTTPYELTLSPKSILSAARTDPFNTLPMDLDAEGRRLFDFYVNEMPACSYGNHFRSPKAHNWYTAVFVPEGMKGPVAFQNTILVHAANTWAWVRNQEETKMTLVHRNRAISMLREHLAANPGDISDVAIIACLSAAGLEDFDPRPGRKQISWIHMRAAREMIRARGGPAAFENTRLGMLINWQDYILSGYETHGPSFFFEPNPPIQSDLTEASLPTSSCLSTDFEGVPSTARPFSPRDELQHQCNEFIDFLKRCEQLALHQQTHTNPAIAPMRHTAFQPTSLLYQILAAPPGVRFTASGNRKQFVARFVALIMLNAGLWDYRASVAHSETFLHTLEQAVLESEVNMSGSVEALLQIMLECNDGTATPSTSPNLPSAFVLDEREPAAPDFTQYSPTARTPYGRPWFAGRMLKVAKRLGYEMWMRISDFLLGCLTLQVWEGSVAGWEGALRQEVLTAPLTSYVMPALR; translated from the coding sequence ATGTCTGATGTTTCAGAAGAGACAGCTGCAAATGAGCCACCAGCACAATCCTCGCAGACGCGGTGGGCGTTCATCGATGCTTCAAACGACAGCCGAAGCAATCTCACCCGAGTCAAACGCCATGTGATGCAAGAATATATGCGGCAAAAACGCGGTGGCGAGCCGCAACCAGACAACGAGAATGGCGAATCCgtgaaggaaaaagaagaatcaCAGCCAAAGGGTCGCAGGCGACCGAGGAACAAGACTGCGGGAAAGAGTACCaccgagaaggagaagaagggcgcTGGTAAGGGCTGGAGGGAAAAAAGCCCGGACGCGTCGACAGATACACAAAGGGGGTTGGAATCCATGCGTGAGGATTCCTTAGGGGAGGGTTCATCGACAGGGATTGGAGAGAGACATGCCTCAGCCGCTGCAGGCCAGACGAAGACAGATATTATCGTCTCTGTTTCCTCCTCCGACTTACCCAAATTCTATGCATCTGGTGACCAGAGCAGCACCTCCGAGTCTGACAGCCGGTCACCGTTATCCTCTGCCCCAACAACTCCCTACGAGCTAACCCTCTCTCCCAAATCGATTCTCAGCGCAGCGCGAACTGACCCCTTCAACACGTTGCCTATGGATTTGGATGCGGAGGGTCGCAGACTCTTTGACTTTTACGTCAACGAGATGCCGGCTTGCTCCTATGGCAACCACTTCCGGTCTCCTAAAGCTCACAACTGGTATACGGCCGTATTTGTTCCCGAGGGCATGAAAGGCCCGGTCGCCTTCCAGAACACGATTCTCGTCCACGCGGCCAACACATGGGCCTGGGTCCGAAACCAGGAGGAAACAAAGATGACTCTGGTCCATCGTAACCGGGCCATCTCCATGCTCCGGGAGCATCTGGCTGCAAACCCCGGAGACATCAGCGACGTGGCCATCATTGCATGCCTCAGTGCAGCCGGCTTGGAGGACTTTGATCCCCGGCCGGGACGCAAGCAGATCAGCTGGATTCATATGAGAGCTGCTCGGGAGATGATTCGAGCGCGCGGTGGGCCTGCGGCGTTCGAGAACACCCGGCTGGGGATGTTGATTAACTGGCAGGACTATATTCTGTCGGGCTATGAAACCCATGGGCcgagctttttctttgagCCCAATCCACCTATTCAGTCAGATCTTACCGAAGCTTCGCTGCCCACTTCCTCCTGTCTTTCCACCGATTTTGAGGGCGTCCCTTCGACGGCCCGTCCCTTCTCCCCCAGAGATGAACTCCAACACCAATGCAACGAATTCATCGATTTCCTCAAACGCTGCGAGCAACTCGCCCTCCACCAGCAAACACACACCAACCCGGCCATCGCACCCATGCGCCACACTGCCTTCCAACCTACCTCCCTTCTCTACCAGATTCTCGCCGCCCCGCCAGGCGTCCGATTCACCGCCTCAGGCAACCGCAAACAATTCGTCGCGCGCTTCGTCGCGCTGATCATGTTGAACGCCGGTCTATGGGACTATCGCGCATCCGTCGCCCACAGCGAGACCTTCTTGCACACGCTCGAGCAGGCCGTGCTCGAAAGCGAGGTCAACATGAGCGGCTCAGTCGAGGCCCTGCTGCAGATCATGCTGGAGTGCAACGACGGGACGGCCACACCCAGCACCAGTCCCAACCTCCCCTCTGCCTTCGTGCTGGATGAGCGCGAGCCTGCCGCGCCTGATTTCACGCAGTACTCGCCCACTGCTCGGACGCCGTACGGCCGGCCTTGGTTCGCCGGACGGATGCTCAAGGTCGCGAAACGCCTGGGCTACGAGATGTGGATGCGCATCAGCGATTTTCTGCTGGGGTGCTTGACCCTGCAGGTGTGGGAGGGCTCGGTTGCCGGGTGGGAGGGGGCACTCCGGCAGGAGGTCCTCACTGCTCCGCTTACGAGTTATGTGATGCCTGCGTTGAGGTGA
- a CDS encoding putative PHD transcription factor has translation MAGHATAPAEPSQANGSTGLDPSTTNPYETNPELIPPTDPFLSRSRQYGRYAPHVDDFKPRYDGWYQAEPDAISYWEEIVRTFCTPQNSLNVPGTREVYAAGSVLIKIDQEPAAGAAAERYSNVNTNELSAARRAQDSLQELGVAIPIIYFCGTVDGKNVTVESRIPGVSLEVAWKYLTIEQIGAFKQQCRRVIQRLALVEPAPDSASYVCGELNSQSPPGVEDSERDILFQGRKGTEQLHLVHNDMIRSNIVVKDGRIVGILGWRQCGFFGFERAKQIHRQFRIPERPVIDNGGVNVTQVWADLYDDIPDVGGTNGFPDHQTPVAPEVKIEPLQPSLDKYPPSNEAETLPALAQLDGTLLPEEHPTPRKVADLKSELASRASSADRSSPSGSTKAAGKRKPGPSASKKGTAKKQATKKRKIDELASEDAESRRSNTPSSTRASRTPGTKKQGSVSVAGSPAPEGTKRKKNAKKAKVEKAEEEEEQEEDSSEDDGVFCICRKGDDHTWMIACDGGCDDWFHGKCINIDPKDADLIDKYICPNCKAEGKGWTTWKPMCRLKGCRKPARVTGKNPSKYCSDEHGREFMRQRVQQLNRSPGDPAKKEWDELGSRGGVLTTGDLHAVVMAVSSAEEFRKLGERIISPPPEEEDPVTGARLSKKLGLDVDPEGLTYSHDEASKLEQLRKQREDLFHRRDVLNARSTFMALVRQRSKSIVEKLKQTDPKGGWKDICGFDTRLAWSDEEFNEWRLSKLGAKALEEGTPEALASSYPDAVDADGDTAMNGTKAEEEDEDELAKLTRGVCTKKRCERHKQWVKVHQSEVLFEENKLKQDLATCEKEAQNVVERAVLRMWAEKENAENGSE, from the exons ATGGCTGGACACGCGACCGCGCCTGCGGAGCCCAGCCAGGCCAACGGCTCAACAGGTCTCGACCCATCCACCACAAATCCTTACGAGACAAATCCGGAGTTGATTCCGCCCACCGATCCATTTCTCTCTCGAAGCCGGCAATACGGCCGCTATGCCCCGCATGTCGATGATTTCAAACCCCGCTACGATGGTTGGTACCAGGCGGAACCGGATGCCATTTCGTATTGGGAGGAGATAGTGCGAACATTCTGCACCCCGCAAAATTCCCTGAATGTGCCTGGGACAAGGGAGGTATACGCTGCTGGCAGTGTTCTAATCAAAATCGACCAGGAGCCTGCGGCCGGTGCGGCTGCGGAGCGATATTCAAATGTGAATACGAACGAGTTGAGTGCTGCTAGAAGAGCGCAGGATTCTCTTCAAGAACTCGGCGTTGCGATACCGATCATATACTTTTGTGGCACAGTTGACGGAAAGAATGTCACCGTGGAGTCGAGAATTCCCGGGGTGTCTCTGGAGGTTGCCTGGAAGTATCTCACCATTGAACAGATTGGCGCTTTTAAACAACAATGCCGTCGGGTTATTCAGCGCCTTGCACTCGTCGAGCCTGCACCGGATTCTGCGTCGTATGTCTGCGGCGAACTCAACTCTCAATCACCTCCGGGCGTCGAGGACTCCGAAAGGGATATATTGTTTCAAGGCAGAAAGGGGACGGAGCAGCTCCACCTGGTTCACAACGATATGATTCGGTCGAATATCGTGGTCAAGGATGGCCGGATCGTTGGCATTCTCGGCTGGCGGCAATGTGGGTTCTTTGGCTTTGAGCGAGCAAAGCAGATACATCGTCAGTTTCGGATACCGGAGCGTCCTGTCATTGACAATGGCGGGGTCAACGTAACACAGGTCTGGGCCGACCTCTATGATGATATTCCAGACGTTGGTGGGACGAACGGCTTCCCAGATCATCAGACTCCAGTTGCACCAGAGGTGAAAATTGAGCCTCTGCAGCCGTCGTTGGACAAGTATCCCCCAAGCAATGAAGCGGAAACCCTGCCCGCTCTGGCACAACTTGATGGCACCCTTTTGCCCGAAGAACATCCGACGCCGAGGAAAGTCGCTGACCTGAAGAGCGAATTGGCCTCAAGAGCATCATCGGCAGATCGATCTTCGCCGTCTGGCTCCACCAAGGCAGCCGGGAAAAGAAAACCGGGCCCTAGTGCGTCGAAGAAAGGGACAGCCAAGAAACAAGCCACAAAGAAACGCAAAATAGACGAACTTGCGAGCGAAGATGCGGAGAGTCGTCGCTCCAACACCCCTTCTTCGACGCGCGCCAGCAGGACGCCCGGAACTAAGAAGCAGGGATCCGTATCTGTCGCGGGCTCTCCGGCTCCTGAAGGCacgaaaaggaagaagaatgccAAGAAGGCGAAAGTAGAGaaagcggaagaggaagaagagcaagaagaagattcgTCAGAGGATGACGGGGTTTTCTGCATCTGTCGCAAGGGTGATGATCATACGTGGATGATTGCATGCGACGGTGGATGTGATGATTGGTTTCATGGAAAATGCATCAACATCGATCCCAAAGATGCAGATTTGATAGACAAATACATCT GCCCGAATTGCAAGGCGGAGGGCAAAGGTTGGACGACGTGGAAACCCATGTGTCGACTAAAGGGTTGTCGGAAACCCGCTCGTGTGACAGGCAAGAACCCCAGTAAGTATTGCTCTGACGAGCACGGCCGGGAGTTCATGCGTCAACGGGTCCAGCAACTCAACAGAAGCCCCGGGGATCCTGCCAAGAAAGAATGGGATGAGCTTGGCAGCAGAGGCGGTGTTCTTACAACGGGTGATCTCCACGCGGTCGTCATGGCCGTCTCCTCTGCGGAGGAGTTCCGTAAACTTGGAGAGCGCATTATTTCGCCGCCgccagaagaggaggaccCTGTGACAGGAGCAAGGTTGAGCAAGAAACTGGGCTTGGACGTGGATCCCGAAGGCCTGACCTATTCTCATGACGAGGCATCTAAACTTGAGCAATTACGCAAACAAAGAGAGGACCTTTTCCACCGGCGCGACGTACTCAACGCGCGTTCCACGTTCATGGCACTCGTTCGTCAGCGATCAAAGAGCATtgtcgagaagctgaagcaAACAGATCCAAAGGGAGGATGGAAGGATATCTGTGGGTTCGACACACGCCTCGCATGGTCCGACGAGGAATTCAATGAGTGGAGACTGTCCAAGCTCGGAGCCAAAGCGCTTGAGGAGGGCACCCCTGAGGCACTCGCTTCCAGCTATCCAGACGCTGTGGATGCGGATGGCGACACGGCCATGAATGGCAccaaggcggaggaggaagatgaggacgagttGGCCAAATTGACCCGTGGAGTCTGTACGAAGAAGCGTTGCGAGAGACACAAGCAATGGGTCAAGGTTCACCAGTCCGAAGTTCTCTTCGAGGAAAACAAGCTGAAGCAGGACCTTGCCACGTGCGAGAAAGAAGCCCAGAATGTTGTCGAAAGGGCTGTTCTCCGAATGTGGGCtgaaaaggaaaatgccGAGAATGGCAGCGAGTGA
- a CDS encoding ADP-ribosylation factor family protein: MGGQVSKMLGKIFGTKEMRILMLGLDAAGKTTILYKLKLTNQDVTTIPTVGFNVESVTYKNVKFNVWDVGGQDKIRPLWRHYYSGTQGLIFVVDSSDTARMEEARSELHKIINDREMKDALLLVFANKQDVPGHLSPEEVTNALQLNKLKDKLWYVAPSVATEGTGIFEGLAWLSNNVKTQPQK; encoded by the exons ATGGGTGGACAAGTTTCGAAGATGCTGGGGAAGATATTCGGCACGAAGGAAATGCGGATTCTGATGCTGGGTTTGGATGCTGCAGGAAAAACCA CTATCCTCTACAAACTAAAGCTCACGAATCAGGATGTCACCACTATTCCTACTGTCGGTTTCAACGTTGAGAGCGTCACCTACAAGAACGTCAAATTCAATGTCTGGGATGTTGGTGGACAGGACAAGATCCGTCCTTTGTGGAGACACTACTACTCGG GCACCCAAGGTTTgatcttcgtcgtcgactCGAGCGACACTGCCCGTATGGAAGAAGCACGCTCGGAACTTCATAAGATCATCAACGATCGCGAAATGAAGGACGCTCTGTTGCTTGTGTTTGCGAACAAGCAGGATGTCCCCGGCC ATTTGAGCCCGGAGGAGGTCACCAACGCACTGCAGCTCAACAAGTTGAAGGACAAGTTGTGGTACGTGGCGCCCAGTGTTGCTACAGAGGGTACTGGAATCTTTGAGGGACTT GCCTGGCTCTCCAACAACGTCAAGACTCAGCCCCAGAAGTAA
- a CDS encoding F-box domain protein, which translates to MSAATSPFESLPNELIDQILSNLATDPPSWSRFDQAPCVRIVKSATRDLKNLSRTSSRLREVTRPRLFAHVCFDISEGESFLQFIQKWNLCRNVTSILARGNTGSDPQDDPSWWRRILHYLDPLRITLLAPPSFIGATLGTQIMDGHNWAFQISLQELQLERTQRQAAPPPVSHVEDCSGLLAAREWSSLQFNESSSLKAYNHYEYFLFQVPSVFNRWGSLSRTHPESVSLSLSLNRLTAFHYTAVFPFYNHVKLVLDSAKLMTSLRSLSVRLAPCLNDKATELEQRGSMDPSDPWMELATGYTLVAHAVRDLGNKSLVHFCACDYESDALRPELSAILTDVLGDSEWAHDGHGNWVKGAK; encoded by the coding sequence ATGTCCGCAGCGACTTCGCCGTTTGAGTCGCTACCCAATGAGCTAATTGATCAAATATTGTCCAACCTTGCTACTGATCCTCCTTCGTGGTCCCGTTTCGATCAGGCCCCGTGCGTCCGTATAGTCAAATCTGCCACCCGTGACCTCAAAAACCTATCGCGAACGTCCTCTCGCCTCCGAGAGGTCACGCGGCCGCGGTTGTTCGCACATGTCTGCTTTGATATCAGCGAGGGAGAAAGCTTTTTACAGTTTATCCAGAAATGGAATCTGTGTCGAAACGTGACGTCCATCCTGGCGCGAGGAAATACCGGGTCGGATCCTCAGGACGACCCCTCATGGTGGCGTAGGATTCTGCACTACCTCGATCCTCTGCGTATCACTCTTCTGGCGCCACCGTCATTTATCGGAGCGACGCTAGGAACCCAGATTATGGATGGACATAATTGGGCTTTCCAGATCTCGCTGCAAGAACTGCAATTGGAGAGGACGCAACGGCAGGCAGCACCACCTCCGGTCTCCCATGTTGAGGATTGCTCGGGGCTTCTAGCAGCTCGGGAGTGGTCATCGCTGCAGTTTAACGAGTCTTCGTCTTTGAAGGCATATAACCATTACGAGTATTTTCTCTTCCAGGTCCCCTCTGTGTTTAATAGATGGGGCTCGTTGTCCCGAACCCACCCAGAGAGTGTCTCTTTGTCTCTCTCGCTCAACAGGTTGACAGCATTCCACTACACTGCGGTTTTTCCGTTCTACAACCATGTCAAACTAGTGCTGGACTCTGCGAAGTTGATGACGAGTTTGCGCTCGCTCAGTGTACGGTTGGCACCGTGTCTGAACGACAAGGCCACAGAGTTAGAGCAAAGGGGATCCATGGACCCAAGCGATCCGTGGATGGAGCTTGCGACGGGCTATACTTTAGTTGCGCATGCAGTCCGGGACTTGGGAAACAAAAGCCTCGTACATTTCTGCGCATGCGACTACGAGTCTGATGCCCTTCGACCAGAACTCTCTGCAATATTAACAGATGTTCTGGGTGACAGTGAATGGGCCCATGATGGACATGGAAACTGGGTTAAAGGAGCGAAATGA